A window of Vigna unguiculata cultivar IT97K-499-35 unplaced genomic scaffold, ASM411807v1 contig_312, whole genome shotgun sequence genomic DNA:
GGATGACTGTATTATACTCTTGAATGGCTTTTCTGACTATCTGCTTACTTTatcataatatgatattttgtttaGTAGTTTAACagactattaaatgggatgttacatttttggtatcagagcagtggTTCCTTTAGGATCTGTAGGTGTGAGCTTGCCTAGTTTCTGTTGTGTGTTTCTCAGTGTTGTGTCTTGGTTGTGGTATCTATTAGAAAGACTAATGATTCCTTCTTTGTGTGGTCAGATAGAGAACTATGGCACCTAGACCTCCTCCTCCTCATATTCCGAATCCTGATAATCCTCACTTGGTGGGAGCGATTGAGGCTATGATCGCAGTCTTGCAGCAACAAAATGCCAATATGATGAATCAGCAGAATCTAGCCTTGCAACAAATGGAGTCTGCTAGGCTAGCAGTAGAGGCAACACAACAGAGACACTTAGAGGCTTTACATCAATTGGGGGAAAACCGTTCAGCAGCTGGCTCCTCCCAAGCTCCACCACCCCGGGTACAAGAATGGAGTTTGGAGGATTTCTTACAGCATCATCCATCCCGCTTCGATGGCAAGACTAGCCCGGATGAAGCCGACCAGTGGATGCGAGACATGGAACGGATTTATGATGCTAAGCGGTGTCCTACAGAAAACAGATTGGCTTATACTGAGTACCTTCTTGCTGGAGAAGCCGTTCATTGGTGGTCTAGCATGAAGATGATGTTGGAGGATAGTCAGGACCCCATCTCTTGGGAGTTGTTTAAGAAGAAATTCTATGCTGAATATTTCCCAGATAGTGTGAGATATGCCAAGGAGGTTGAGTTCCTACAACTGATGCAAGGGAACATGTCGGTATTTGAATATGCTGAGAAATTTAAACATCTAGGCAGATTTCATACCTTGAAGATGGCTGAAGACTGGCAATGCAGAAAGTTTGAAAATGGGTTGAGGGGAGATCTCAAACTCATGGTGGCCCCACTCTCGATTAAAGAATTTTCGGCCTTGGTGGAGAAGGCACGAGTGATGGAGAAGCTTAAGGCTGAGGTTGAAGCACAACAGCGACCCCAACAGAAGGTGGGAGGATCATCAGTGTCCATGAGCAGACATGAGGACAGGGGGAAACCATACTCCAGGCCTCAGCCTCAGGGGCCTAGGAGGCCTACTCACCAGCCTCAGCAGTTTCAGCCCCATAGGGCACAGTGCTTTCTTTGTGGAGGACCCCATATGAAGAATGCTTGCCCTCGGATCTCTAGCAGGAGGACGTGCCACGGTTGTGGCAAGGAGGGTCATTTCATCAGGGATTGTCCTATCAACAGGAATGCATCGCTGAGACCTTCATCACAGTCTCAGCCGCAGCAGTCCAGGGGAGGTGTGAGACCTCAGGCAGCCGGTCGAGTACAGAGGCGGTCAGATCAGGTAACCTTATCATTGGATCATGCATGATTGCTGCTAGGAGTTTATGTGTTCTGTATGATTCAGGAGCTACGCACTCCTTCGTGTCGGAGTCTAAAGTGCTTGAGTTGGGTCTTCCGGTGAGGGAGCTCCAGTTTGACCTGGTAGTATCCACGCCTGCTTCTGCGATAGTCAGGACCTCGACCTTGTGCACGAGGTGTTTGATAGAAGTTGAGGGCGCAAATACAGAGTGAATCTTATTTGTCTATGATAttgctgtcgttaggcgatcaaattaccactactttagcaacttcagtattgccagtttgtagtgaagaaaatagttagggttaagataaccctgagtcgtctcacaacgaatacggaattgatctcaaatatttgattctcaaaaatgcaatttaaaactagcaactataaaaatagggaggttttgatatgcaaagaaaatgacacggaagattgtaaacacagtaatagtaaataggtcaattccactgctttttctaaataagattcttcattggttatctagagattattgttaaattaattattgttgttgatttacaaataaatcaatgtaaagactcaattcatttgttggcatcctcacttttaatcaaagtacagtctcaattaaaagtgagaattattagattgtccatagtaaattcaatcaaagtacagtctcaattaattttactatgcctaatcatgtctattcctttgtttctttaccaaatagaaaacttaattaatcaaagtaaagtcttgactaattttagttaaagtaattacctctaatcaaattaaagtcttaattattggcaaaaacttatttaatcaaatgaaagtttctaaacaaaatcaaagtaaagtctcaatttaatttaaaaaccttttaactcatatgattagcatgaatgtagatttaaaatcattattttctattcgattaagaagcaaaggacatagataaacaaaaaccacaacaataatcaaaataacaaaacatataaattcatctaacctcagaatccatttaagaaattacagtggaatcaacccttaaaagcttagccctccatggctttgatggaatacatgataatatgatgaaggaaagaaaataaaagaagagaatgagagatgtggtggagacggtatctgccaaaaccagagagttctaagtgtctaagctgtgagtTGTAAAAATTGTCAGTcgttctgctcccttaagtctctttatataggcttccactggactttgggcttcatctgtcagttgctaaaatcttttatttttatttaattaattagcaacttaattgctgtcaaatttccaattctgcccttctcatttaaccatatttgcagttttgaccagagttgactgctgactttgaccagttgaccagagttgaccagttttgaccatttcagtgtccattgagagactgacacgtggcgcagagtgcactttctctctccagactagggtttgctgcgtttagggtttcatggaggcttgtggatgacggcgcggctgctccTCCTTCTCCGGCGAAGAGTGCTGCTGCGATGGCTGCGGAGAAGGTTCGCGCTGTTGCTGCAGATgcggaggcgagaagatggAGGCGGCGCTGCTCGCAGAATCTGGGTTCGCGGATGGTTGCAAGTGCGTCACAGGGAAGCTTCGTTGGCTCGAGTTCGTCGGAGTTTCAGATCTGCGATGAAGAATGGAGGTGGCGTTGCGGAGCTGCGAAGTTGTGGCAGGTCTGCGGTGGCGGCGTGACGTTGTTGCAGGTGAAGGTGGCTGCGCGATTCATGGTTAGCGCGAGGTTCTGTGACGGccgcgaatggaggaagatggtggcgcgaAGGAGCTGCTACGCGTGAATGGAAGAACATGGTGGCCGCGCCGCTTCTGGTGCAGTGAAGGCGTTGACGGCGTAGTGCAGGGACGGTGGTGGCGGAGCAGATC
This region includes:
- the LOC114171655 gene encoding uncharacterized protein LOC114171655 — translated: MAPRPPPPHIPNPDNPHLVGAIEAMIAVLQQQNANMMNQQNLALQQMESARLAVEATQQRHLEALHQLGENRSAAGSSQAPPPRVQEWSLEDFLQHHPSRFDGKTSPDEADQWMRDMERIYDAKRCPTENRLAYTEYLLAGEAVHWWSSMKMMLEDSQDPISWELFKKKFYAEYFPDSVRYAKEVEFLQLMQGNMSVFEYAEKFKHLGRFHTLKMAEDWQCRKFENGLRGDLKLMVAPLSIKEFSALVEKARVMEKLKAEVEAQQRPQQKVGGSSVSMSRHEDRGKPYSRPQPQGPRRPTHQPQQFQPHRAQCFLCGGPHMKNACPRISSRRTCHGCGKEGHFIRDCPINRNASLRPSSQSQPQQSRGGATHSFVSESKVLELGLPVRELQFDLVVSTPASAIVRTSTLCTRCLIEVEGANTE